AGGAGGAACCCGAGATTTCATCATCTCCCCGTCAGACTCCAACAAATTGGCCTTGAACAATACCAGTCCGGATCTTCCGGTCTTGATGGCCATGGCTAAGGGCGCTGCACATACAGCGATAGAGCAGGATGGCGGGCAGCATAGAGGTTATTTGACAGCTTGGATGAGATATCAATTGATGAATGATTCGGAGGCAAGCATGGCCTTTGTTGGAAAGCATGCTGAAATAGGAACGAATAATCATTGGAAGAATGTTACTTCCGCAAATTTACAATAGTCATGGTTCACATAAATCGAAGGACCCTTCTGAAATGGAAGGGTCCTTCGATTTATGTGGAAAACAATTTGAGGCATTGAAATGGCTTTATCTAATGCCACTATAAACGTTTTCAGAAAATTCATCCTGTTGAACACCAAGTAACGGTAGCTATGATTTCGCCTTTGCTGTTGATTGTCTGGGAATAAGCATCGTAGGTAATTTAACTTGAAGGTACTCACTGTTTGGATTCTCCACTTGTTTCAGGATGACTCTGCCCGCTTCTCGTCCGAGTTCAAGTTCCTGCTGTACAACAGCCGTGGGCGGAATGATACAGAACTCCGGAAATTCGACATCATCGAAGAACACGACAGATAAATCTTCTGGTACAGAGATTCCCATCTGCATCGCCGCTTGAATAACATGAGGGCTGAAATTGGAGGATAGAAGGGCCGTCATCTGCGGATTGGCCTGTAAAAACTTCTGAATCATCATGATAACCTCTTCATCGCTGGCACTCATGGCCAGACGTGTCATCTGTATACTGCGATCAATCAGAATATGACGGTCCTCCAAGGCTTTCTCATACCCATGCAATCTGTCCTCAATACTTGATGTTCCCTCAGCAAGAGTGGAAATAAAGCCAATTCGATTGTGCCCAAGCTCATGAAGATGCTTAACCGCCTGAATAGCTGCCTCATGGTTGTCCGAGCTGATGGAGTTGGTCTCCACCCCTTTTAGATTGCGGTCCAGAAGGACAAGGGGAAAGCGATTTAGCGTAAGCGCAAGAATCTCATTGTTATAGTGCTCACCCTCAACGGGATAGATAATTAGTCCTCTGACGCCTGCCTGTTTCATTTCCTGAATTTTGAGAATCTCTGTCTCTTGTGAATCATTCGTCTTGGCAAATAACAATTGATAGCCATTCTCTGAAAGGGTGTCCTCAATTCCGCTCAGCAGATTGGCGGTGAACCTATTGTCAAGACGGGGGAGAAGGAACCCGATTGTTGGTACTGTGAGCTGCTCTTTTACCGCTGAAGTGATGTTATGAATTTCCTCTGGACTGTGATCGTTAACAAAGGTGCCTTTGCCTTGAAGTCGGTAGACCACTCCTTTATCAACTAGAGCAGTAAGGGCATTTTTCACCGTGATACGGCTCACACTGAATTGTTCAGCCAGTTCATTTTCGGAAGGAATTCGGCTGCCCGGTTTCCAATTTCCGCTTCGAATCTGGTCAATGATATAAGTCTCGATTTTCTTGTACATTGGCTTGAAGGTTCTCACCATCGCATTTTATCTCCATTCACTATTAGTTCGTTCTAAATATATTATAATAATACAACATATACAAGTGCTAAAAATCAATAACAAGTGAGTAAGACAAGAAGATTGAAATTACGAATAAATATGATAAAAAAACCTTATGAATAAACAATTTATTAGAAATACATTCTGTTAAGTTGTATCTAAAAATAAACATTTACAAGTAAAAGTATGTTGTTTATATTGTTTTTAAAGTTTGTTGGATAAAGCGTTTCCAACG
This window of the Paenibacillus marchantiae genome carries:
- a CDS encoding GntR family transcriptional regulator — translated: MYKKIETYIIDQIRSGNWKPGSRIPSENELAEQFSVSRITVKNALTALVDKGVVYRLQGKGTFVNDHSPEEIHNITSAVKEQLTVPTIGFLLPRLDNRFTANLLSGIEDTLSENGYQLLFAKTNDSQETEILKIQEMKQAGVRGLIIYPVEGEHYNNEILALTLNRFPLVLLDRNLKGVETNSISSDNHEAAIQAVKHLHELGHNRIGFISTLAEGTSSIEDRLHGYEKALEDRHILIDRSIQMTRLAMSASDEEVIMMIQKFLQANPQMTALLSSNFSPHVIQAAMQMGISVPEDLSVVFFDDVEFPEFCIIPPTAVVQQELELGREAGRVILKQVENPNSEYLQVKLPTMLIPRQSTAKAKS